The region TCAGCTTTACTTTTGTGGGGAGTAACTGGGTCAGGGAAAACAGAGGTCTATTTGCAGATGGCAGCAAATGTGTTGTCTGAGGGTAGGCATTGTTTAATCCTTGCTCCTGAAATTGGTTTGATACCACAACTTGTAGATCGTTGTTCAAGACGCTTTGGCGCAAATGTCTTGGAATATCATAGTGGCTGTTCTGAAAAGCAAAGAGTTAGTGTTTGGCGAGATTCTTTGATGGCTGATAAGCCAGTTGTTGTTGTTGGGACACGCTCATCTATCTTTTTACCTTTGTTCCCTTTGGGCTTAATTGTTCTCGATGAAGAACATGATAGCTCCTATAAGCAAGAATCACCTATGCCTTGTTATCACACAAAAGATTTGGCTTTAGATCGTGCACGAAGAACAGGGGCGAAAGTTGTGTTAGGCAGTGCAACACCAGCATTATCTACTTGGAAGGATCTAAAGCCTGAAGGCCCTATTCACTTGGCAAGATTAACAAGCCGTATAGCACATAAACCTTTGCCTGCAGTAGTCGTTGTCGATATGCGTCAAGAGTTGGCTGATGGACATAGGCAACTTTTAAGTAGGCCATTGATTGATCGGCTTGCTTTGTTGCCAGAAAAAAATGAACAAGCAGTTATTTTGGTCCCTCGAAGAGGATACAGCAGTTTTTTAAGTTGTCGTAGTTGTGGAGATGTAGTGCAATGTCCAAATTGTGATGTTTCTTTAACGGTTCATCAAGGACGTGATGGACAGAAATGGCTGCGTTGTCATTGGTGTGATTATCGAGCAAGTGTTCAAATGAGATGCAAAGAATGTGGTTCAGATGCTTTTAAACCATTTGGTGCTGGGACTCAACGTGTGATGGAGAATTTGGAGGCTGAGCTCAAAGGACTTAGATTATTGCGATTTGATAGAGATACGACGCGCGGGCGTGACGGTCACCGTCGTCTTCTTGAAAAATTTGCAGCTGGCGAGGCAGATGTTCTCATCGGAACTCAAATGCTTGCTAAAGGTATGGACTTGCCAAAAGTGACTCTGGCAGTAGTTCTTGCTGCTGATGGCTTATTGCATCGACCTGATTTGTTTGCTGAAGAGCAATCTTTGCAGCTTTTTATGCAATTGGCAGGTCGTGCTGGACGAGGAGAA is a window of Prochlorococcus marinus subsp. marinus str. CCMP1375 DNA encoding:
- the priA gene encoding replication restart helicase PriA, producing MSTREIDVWLDVGREGRCFTYKDGKHLGVAAGDIVLVRLKGRSMHGLVVTINERRSFQENSIDSDNKKIILTNIEAVLQKAAVEPTWKEWLDATAAKCHISSFKMLKTALPPGWLGQKKNSNAVQKNLWWITLKNLDSPVNVLSTRQQDLQSALLKYGGGAWQKTLLLDGFSLGFIKGCLQNGLITRQKRLATLDKNKDSIKVSKSFVEKESVGCLTDEQEKALKLFGEIPPGSALLLWGVTGSGKTEVYLQMAANVLSEGRHCLILAPEIGLIPQLVDRCSRRFGANVLEYHSGCSEKQRVSVWRDSLMADKPVVVVGTRSSIFLPLFPLGLIVLDEEHDSSYKQESPMPCYHTKDLALDRARRTGAKVVLGSATPALSTWKDLKPEGPIHLARLTSRIAHKPLPAVVVVDMRQELADGHRQLLSRPLIDRLALLPEKNEQAVILVPRRGYSSFLSCRSCGDVVQCPNCDVSLTVHQGRDGQKWLRCHWCDYRASVQMRCKECGSDAFKPFGAGTQRVMENLEAELKGLRLLRFDRDTTRGRDGHRRLLEKFAAGEADVLIGTQMLAKGMDLPKVTLAVVLAADGLLHRPDLFAEEQSLQLFMQLAGRAGRGEKPGKVLIQTYSPEHPVILHLVDGSYESFLKKESDLRKDAGLVPYSRACLLRLSGESAALTATSATAVAEIIRPLCEKTGWSLLGPSPALIEKVAGKSRWQLLLHGPALSPLPLPSGNQLWRCIPKDVNLSIDPDPIQL